The Salvelinus alpinus chromosome 28, SLU_Salpinus.1, whole genome shotgun sequence genome includes a window with the following:
- the apex2 gene encoding DNA-(apurinic or apyrimidinic site) endonuclease 2 isoform X2, with product MKIVSWNINGIRTFKGGIKKALESLDADIVCVQETKVTRVATYCKDSATPFAAEEGLTGLLTTNHEGTIGCYGDPREFSSEELQLLDNEGRAVLTQHRVMCEDTPETVTVINVYCPRADPEKPERKNFKLQFYKLLQCRAEAILEAGSRVIILGDVNTSHRPIDHCDPDYIDDFDDHPGRKWLNGLLVDDSEGKEYGKNDEEESENTSSKPLSSGKFVDTFRHFHPTRSKAFTCWNTMTGARQTNYGTRIDYIFADHPLVKMGFVAADIMPEVEGSDHCPVWGKLCCPLLSSSKLPPFCTRNLPEFAGRQQKLSRFLVKMDQQQPAREACRDPLPGSQETGETRENLNPLGSAGTSSTGKKRKLAVESGVPKSKKIMTLKAATPKPQGNLLAFFKPKSMPVAPTREDPVSQCERGEERNEVTPSQPHTFKGGHSAGQDVPSIPGTRTEDPQGVCMGDNVHEPGSNIQGVNNQNQGKDAALASEATVDPPCLRKGASLGGFWKTVLRGPPPPPPCKSHGEPCVLRTVKKAGPNMGKQFFVCNRPQGHASNPEARCNFFSWVDKGK from the exons ATGAAGATTGTCAGTTGGAACATTAATGGCATAAGGACTTTCAAGGGCGGAATTAAAAAGGCGCTTGAGTCGCTGGATGCTGACATCGTATGTGTACAAGAGACAAAAGTAACAA GAGTTGCTACTTACTGCAAAGACAGTGCCACCCCATTTGCTGCAGAGGAGGGCTTGACCGGTCTGCTGACCACCAACCACGAGGGGACCATTGGATGCTATGGTGACCCGAGAGAGTTCTCCAGTGAGGAGCTACAGCTCCTGGACAACGAGGGAAGGGCTGTTCTCACACAGCACAGAGTCAT GTGTGAAGACACACCTGAAACAGTTACGGTTATCAATGTATACTGCCCACGAGCTGACCCAGAAAAGCCTGAACGTAAAAATTTCAAACTGCAGTTCTACAAGCTGCTTCAATGTCGGGCTGAAGCAATTTTGGAAGCTGGGAG CCGTGTAATCATCTTGGGAGATGTGAATACATCCCACCGGCCCATAGATCACTGTGACCCAGATTACATA GATGATTTTGATGATCACCCCGGCAGGAAATGGCTAAACGGTTTACTGGTTGATGACAGTGAAGGAAAGGAGTATGGAAAAAACGATGAGGAAGAGTCTGAGAATACCTCATCAAAACCCCTCAGCAGCGGCAAGTTTGTGGACACCTTCCGCCATTTTCACCCAACACGCTCCAAGGCCTTCACCTGTTGGAACACTATGACTGGAGCCAGGCAGACCAACTATGGCACACGTATCGACTACATCTTCGCAGACCATCCCTTGGTTAAAATGGGGTTTGTGGCAGCAGACATCATGCCAGAGGTGGAGGGGTCTGATCACTGCCCTGTCTGGGGGAAACTGTGCTGCCCCCTCCTGTCCAGCTCCAAGCTGCCTCCCTTCTGTACCCGCAACCTACCAGAGTTCGCTGGCAGGCAGCAGAAACTCTCACGCTTCCTCGTCAAGATGGACCAACAACAACCTGCCAGAGAGGCCTGCAGGGACCCACTACCAGGATCTCAGGAGACTGGGGAGACCCGAGAGAACCTGAATCCACTGGGATCAGCAGGGACCAGCTCCACTGGAAAGAAACGGAAGTTGGCAGTGGAATCTGGTGTCCCAAAGAGCAAAAAGATTATGACACTGAAGGCTGCTACCCCAAAGCCCCAGGGCAACCTCCTAGCCTTTTTCAAGCCCAAATCCATGCCTGTGGCCCCAACCAGGGAAGACCCTGTGAGTCAGtgtgagaggggagaagagagaaatgaAGTGACCCCATCACAACCACATACCTTCAAGGGAGGACATTCTGCAGGACAAGATGTCCCTTCAATTCCAGGCACGCGCACAGAAGATCCCCAGGGTGTCTGTATGGGAGACAATGTCCATGAACCGGGCAGCAACATACAGGGTGTCAATAATCAAAACCAGGGGAAGGATGCAGCCCTGGCTtcagaggctactgtagacccccCATGTCTCAGGAAGGGGGCTTCACTGGGTGGGTTCTGGAAGACGGTCCTGCGTGGGCCACCCCCACCGCCCCCCTGTAAGTCTCATGGGGAACCCTGTGTACTCCGCACAGTCAAGAAGGCAGGTCCAAACATGGGCAAGCAGTTCTTTGTGTGTAACCGCCCTCAGGGTCATGCATCCAATCCTGAGGCTCGCTGTAACTTCTTTTCCTGGGTGGATAAAGGAAAATAG
- the apex2 gene encoding DNA-(apurinic or apyrimidinic site) endonuclease 2 isoform X1: MKIVSWNINGIRTFKGGIKKALESLDADIVCVQETKVTRDLLDERTAIVEGYNSYFSFSRGRSGYSGVATYCKDSATPFAAEEGLTGLLTTNHEGTIGCYGDPREFSSEELQLLDNEGRAVLTQHRVMCEDTPETVTVINVYCPRADPEKPERKNFKLQFYKLLQCRAEAILEAGSRVIILGDVNTSHRPIDHCDPDYIDDFDDHPGRKWLNGLLVDDSEGKEYGKNDEEESENTSSKPLSSGKFVDTFRHFHPTRSKAFTCWNTMTGARQTNYGTRIDYIFADHPLVKMGFVAADIMPEVEGSDHCPVWGKLCCPLLSSSKLPPFCTRNLPEFAGRQQKLSRFLVKMDQQQPAREACRDPLPGSQETGETRENLNPLGSAGTSSTGKKRKLAVESGVPKSKKIMTLKAATPKPQGNLLAFFKPKSMPVAPTREDPVSQCERGEERNEVTPSQPHTFKGGHSAGQDVPSIPGTRTEDPQGVCMGDNVHEPGSNIQGVNNQNQGKDAALASEATVDPPCLRKGASLGGFWKTVLRGPPPPPPCKSHGEPCVLRTVKKAGPNMGKQFFVCNRPQGHASNPEARCNFFSWVDKGK; the protein is encoded by the exons ATGAAGATTGTCAGTTGGAACATTAATGGCATAAGGACTTTCAAGGGCGGAATTAAAAAGGCGCTTGAGTCGCTGGATGCTGACATCGTATGTGTACAAGAGACAAAAGTAACAA GAGACCTGTTGGATGAGAGGACTGCTATTGTTGAAGGTTATAACTCCTATTTCAGCTTTAGTCGTGGACGCAGTGGCTACTCAG GAGTTGCTACTTACTGCAAAGACAGTGCCACCCCATTTGCTGCAGAGGAGGGCTTGACCGGTCTGCTGACCACCAACCACGAGGGGACCATTGGATGCTATGGTGACCCGAGAGAGTTCTCCAGTGAGGAGCTACAGCTCCTGGACAACGAGGGAAGGGCTGTTCTCACACAGCACAGAGTCAT GTGTGAAGACACACCTGAAACAGTTACGGTTATCAATGTATACTGCCCACGAGCTGACCCAGAAAAGCCTGAACGTAAAAATTTCAAACTGCAGTTCTACAAGCTGCTTCAATGTCGGGCTGAAGCAATTTTGGAAGCTGGGAG CCGTGTAATCATCTTGGGAGATGTGAATACATCCCACCGGCCCATAGATCACTGTGACCCAGATTACATA GATGATTTTGATGATCACCCCGGCAGGAAATGGCTAAACGGTTTACTGGTTGATGACAGTGAAGGAAAGGAGTATGGAAAAAACGATGAGGAAGAGTCTGAGAATACCTCATCAAAACCCCTCAGCAGCGGCAAGTTTGTGGACACCTTCCGCCATTTTCACCCAACACGCTCCAAGGCCTTCACCTGTTGGAACACTATGACTGGAGCCAGGCAGACCAACTATGGCACACGTATCGACTACATCTTCGCAGACCATCCCTTGGTTAAAATGGGGTTTGTGGCAGCAGACATCATGCCAGAGGTGGAGGGGTCTGATCACTGCCCTGTCTGGGGGAAACTGTGCTGCCCCCTCCTGTCCAGCTCCAAGCTGCCTCCCTTCTGTACCCGCAACCTACCAGAGTTCGCTGGCAGGCAGCAGAAACTCTCACGCTTCCTCGTCAAGATGGACCAACAACAACCTGCCAGAGAGGCCTGCAGGGACCCACTACCAGGATCTCAGGAGACTGGGGAGACCCGAGAGAACCTGAATCCACTGGGATCAGCAGGGACCAGCTCCACTGGAAAGAAACGGAAGTTGGCAGTGGAATCTGGTGTCCCAAAGAGCAAAAAGATTATGACACTGAAGGCTGCTACCCCAAAGCCCCAGGGCAACCTCCTAGCCTTTTTCAAGCCCAAATCCATGCCTGTGGCCCCAACCAGGGAAGACCCTGTGAGTCAGtgtgagaggggagaagagagaaatgaAGTGACCCCATCACAACCACATACCTTCAAGGGAGGACATTCTGCAGGACAAGATGTCCCTTCAATTCCAGGCACGCGCACAGAAGATCCCCAGGGTGTCTGTATGGGAGACAATGTCCATGAACCGGGCAGCAACATACAGGGTGTCAATAATCAAAACCAGGGGAAGGATGCAGCCCTGGCTtcagaggctactgtagacccccCATGTCTCAGGAAGGGGGCTTCACTGGGTGGGTTCTGGAAGACGGTCCTGCGTGGGCCACCCCCACCGCCCCCCTGTAAGTCTCATGGGGAACCCTGTGTACTCCGCACAGTCAAGAAGGCAGGTCCAAACATGGGCAAGCAGTTCTTTGTGTGTAACCGCCCTCAGGGTCATGCATCCAATCCTGAGGCTCGCTGTAACTTCTTTTCCTGGGTGGATAAAGGAAAATAG